The Punica granatum isolate Tunisia-2019 chromosome 4, ASM765513v2, whole genome shotgun sequence genome has a window encoding:
- the LOC116206238 gene encoding trehalose-phosphate phosphatase A, giving the protein MDLKSNPTSPVLPENTPLNISRLALRPSVVPCLSPTAVFSAGLHLTIPRKKTGILDDVRSTGWLDSMKASSPPPKRITRDANDESGAADTDLAYRIWMLKYPSGLSSFEQIASYAKGKKIVLFLDYDGTLSPIVDNPDCAIMSKSMRAAVRKAANCFPTAIISGRSRDKVLEFVKLTELYYAGSHGMDIMGPVRKSSYNDHIEHRVKQRKEVNIFQPASEFLPMINEVFNSLVESTKDIAGARVENNKFCVSVHYRNVDPANWPVVGGIVQDMLKDYPRLRLTHGRKVLEVRPVINWDKGKAVVFLLESLGLNEREDVLPIYVGDDRTDEDAFKVLREGNRGYGILVSSVPKESSAHYSLRDPSEVMEFLKLLVRWKKSNAL; this is encoded by the exons ATGGACCTGAAATCAAATCCAACTTCTCCTGTTCTGCCTGAAAATACTCCACTTAACATTTCAAGACTGGCCCTTCGCCCCAGTGTCGTGCCCTGCTTATCCCCAACTGCAGTTTTCTCTGCTGGACTTCACCTCACAATTCCGAGAAAAAAGACTGGAATACTTGATGATGTTCGTTCTACTGGATGGCTGGATTCAATGAAAGCCTCATCTCCTCCACCCAAAAGGATAACCAGGGATGCAAATGATGAGAGTGGAGCAGCTGATACTGATCTGGCCTATCGAATTTGGATG CTCAAGTATCCATCTGGACTGTCATCTTTCGAGCAAATAGCGAGTTACGCTAAGGGCAAGAAAATAGTATTGTTTTTGGATTATGATGGAACCCTTTCGCCTATTGTAGACAACCCTGACTGTGCTATCATGTCTAAGTCG ATGCGAGCTGCAGTTAGAAAGGCAGCCAATTGTTTTCCAACAGCAATAATTAGTGGCAGAAGTCGTGACAAG GTACTAGAATTTGTCAAACTCACTGAACTCTACTACGCCGGCAGTCATGGGATGGACATTATGGGTCCTGTTCGGAAATCCTCTTACAATGACCATATAGAGCACAGGGTGAAGCAG CGGAAGGAAGTGAATATATTCCAGCCTGCTAGTGAATTCTTACCCATGATTAATGAG GTTTTCAACTCTCTTGTTGAATCGACAAAAGATATTGCTGGTGCAAGAGTAGAGAACAATAAGTTCTGCGTGTCTGTACATTATCGCAATGTTGATCCAGCA AATTGGCCTGTGGTTGGAGGAATTGTTCAGGATATGTTGAAGGACTATCCGCGCCTACGGTTGACTCATGGGAGAAAG GTTTTAGAAGTCCGTCCTGTTATCAACTGGGATAAGGGGAAAGCTGTCGTGTTCTTGCTTGAGTCACTCG GGTTGAATGAACGAGAAGACGTGCTTCCGATATATGTGGGAGATGATCGAACAGATGAAGATGCATTTAAG GTCCTCAGGGAGGGAAATCGGGGTTATGGAATTTTAGTCTCCTCAGTTCCCAAGGAGAGCAGTGCCCATTACTCCCTCAGAGATCCATCAGAG GTCATGGAGTTTCTCAAGTTACTTGTGAGATGGAAGAAATCAAATGCATTGTGA
- the LOC116203845 gene encoding BAG family molecular chaperone regulator 7-like translates to MSLLRRVDMMELDPFCPAFPFLAETSIFVPTTTIASPSFLKDPLDVCFALDHLSPQPEAFEFFDALTDLIQAEKPAPVWSYGRIRRRVGADSYLQTLCDRVEVLGSRFDRLHNAGMTGGRKYTWTAEVEGRHADRKYKWVAEINQGKEEKKKHYHHHHHNLKGGKSYKWTAEIKEKGEDGPIKRTYTWKSSTGDGAYHCKPLKGKKKEEKKLKKGECATRLVEIEELNHHGAVVLRQAFAKRTGVAQRARGKKKELSPQDAASMIQMSFKAYLLRRSQALRALRELAVAKTKLKEVRALFNNFTYRSRIAHDAEERQRFAERIIVVLLTVDAIEGVDLMVRAAKKSMTDELEAMLDVVDPQPLDKYLAIRRRRMFDVPDGHVKKEVADGVAQIVRMLDQDEKSTTSTSEV, encoded by the exons ATGAGTCTGCTCAGGCGAGTCGACATGATGGAACTGGACCCCTTCTGCCCGGCATTTCCTTTTCTCGCCGAGACGTCCATTTTCGTCCCAACAACCACCATTGCGTCCCCCTCGTTTCTCAAAGACCCTCTTGATGTCTGCTTCGCTCTTGATCACCTGAGCCCTCAGCCTGAAGCATTCGAGTTCTTCGACGCCCTCACGGACTTGATCCAAGCTGAGAAACCAGCTCCCGTTTGGTCGTACGGGAGGATCCGCCGGCGAGTTGGAGCTGACTCCTACTTGCAGACCTTGTGCGACCGAGTCGAGGTCCTCGGGTCGAGGTTTGACCGCCTGCACAATGCCGGGATGACCGGAGGCCGGAAGTACACTTGGACGGCGGAGGTGGAGGGGAGGCACGCCGACAGGAAGTATAAGTGGGTGGCGGAGATCAATCAAgggaaggaggagaagaagaagcactatcatcaccatcatcacaACCTTAAAGGTGGGAAGAGCTATAAGTGGACTGCTGAGATCAAGGAGAAGGGAGAAGACGGACCGATCAAGCGGACCTACACATGGAAATCATCGACTGGCGATGGAGCCTATCATTGCAAACCAttgaaggggaagaagaaagaagagaagaagttGAAGAAGGGGGAGTGTGCCACTCGTTTGGTGGAAATTGAAGAGCTTAACCATCATGGAGCTGTGGTCCTGAGACAG GCCTTTGCCAAGAGAACTGGAGTTGCCCAAAGGGCTAGGGGAAAGAAGAAGGAGCTGTCCCCTCAAGATGCTGCATCTATGATCCAGATGAGCTTTAAAGCCTATCTGCTTCGTAGATCACAGGCACTCCGTGCCCTCAGAGAGTTAGCAGTAGCCAAAACCAAGTTAAAGGAAGTCAGGGCATTGTTCAATAATTTCACTTACCGCAGCCGGATAGCTCACGATGCAGAGGAGCGTCAAAGGTTTGCTGAGAGGATCATTGTTGTTCTGCTCACTGTCGATGCCATTGAG GGTGTTGATCTAATGGTGCGAGCTGCAAAGAAGTCAATGACAGATGAGTTGGAAGCGATGCTTGATGTGGTGGACCCGCAGCCTCTAGATAAATATCTTGCCAtccggaggaggaggatgttTGACGTCCCTGATGGCCATGTCAAAAAGGAGGTTGCCGATGGGGTTGCCCAGATTGTGAGGATGCTTGACCAGGATGAAAAGAGCACCACCAGCACTTCTGAGGTCTAA
- the LOC116203844 gene encoding E3 ubiquitin protein ligase RIN2-like has product MGASYFTSLSVSGICTVISFVGLQWWTQWPFYDLIPAEVVTEYIAQSEKANHAIELISSSYTTLLLLANFALSAFGLLLLCLKTVFFVELSSSEIRKLLERLVNYVVYKGTFLPLIIPPTLFQAGIWTTWLTVLCSLKMFQALGRDRLERLNSSPSTAPGTYFRVYSVLFFVLAVDLFWIRLCLMIYRTVGAPLFLLLFFEPFSIVFETLQAIVVHGFQFLDIWFQHSLGDGSTSCRIFKYIDTSAAGSFCEWKGLLVRNLGFTLDMATLLMALGHYLHIWWLHGMAFQLMDAVLFLNIRALLSAMIKRIKGYIKLRMALGTLHAALPDATAEELRAYDDECAICREPMAKAKRLDCKHLFHLACLRSWLDQGLNDVFSCPTCRKPLFVAGVETASNPSREVPADEELARRLSLGIDGQNAPGLALPIGAIPGQMQNPFQGGLWRNAGWEPNLGNTWSAQGVDGPSPSTGNRPVGLNRVQMMMRNLAAMGSQTAVEDNSWGPWPFNPSEAAASGSTVPPPAAARARFPSGLHLRTASRDDDIAHLIAMAEAVREVLPHVPDELILQDLQQTNSATVTVNNLLQN; this is encoded by the exons ATGGGTGCTAGTTATTTCACTTCTTTGTCTGTCTCGGGCATCTGCACAGTTATAAGCTTTGTGGGTCTTCAGTGGTGGACACAATGGCCATTTTATGACTTGATCCCAGCTGAAGTAGTCACGGAGTATATTGCACAGTCAGAAAAAGCCAACCATGCGATTGAGCTGATCTCGAGTTCCTATACCACTCTTCTTTTGCTGGCAAATTTCGCTCTCAGTGCATTTGGCTTGCTACTTTTGTGCCTCAAG ACTGTTTTCTTTGTGGAATTGTCTTCTTCTGAAATCCGAAAATTGTTGGAGCGTCTAGTAAATTATGTTGTGTACAAG GGGACATTTTTACCACTCATAATTCCGCCAACTTTATTTCAAGCAGGCATATGGACCACCTGGTTGACTGTTTTATGTTCTCTAAAG ATGTTTCAAGCTTTGGGTAGGGATCGCCTTGAACGACTAAACTCATCTCCTTCCACAGCTCCGGGGACATACTTCCGTGTCTACTCAGTGTTATTCTTTGTTCTGGCTGTGGATCTTTTCTG GATAAGATTGTGTCTGATGATTTACAGAACAGTTGGAGCACCTCTCTTTCTGTTGCTATTCTTTGAGCCTTTCAGTATTGTTTTTGAGACGCTACAG GCCATTGTGGTTCACGGTTTCCAGTTTCTCGATATCTGGTTTCAGCATTCACTGGGAGATGGAAGTACTAGCTGTCGAATATTTAAGTACATTGATACGTCTGCTGCAG GCTCATTCTGTGAATGGAAAGGACTCCTTGTCCGGAACTTGGGCTTTACTCTTGACATGGCAACCCTGTTAATGGCACTTGGCCATTATTTGCATATCTGGTGGCTTCATGGGATGGCTTTCCAATTAATGGATGCTGTTCTATTCTTAAATATACGT GCCTTGCTAAGTGCAATGATAAAGCGTATAAAGGGATATATCAAATTGAGAATGGCTTTAGGGACACTCCATGCTGCTCTTCCCGATGCCACTGCCGAAGAGCTTCGAGCATATGATGATGAATGTGCTATCTGTCGG GAACCTATGGCTAAGGCCAAGAGGCTAGATTGCAAGCACCTCTTTCATCTCGCTTGCTTGAGATCGTG GTTAGATCAAGGTCTTAATGATGTTTTCTCGTGTCCAACTTGTCGAAAGCCCCTATTTGTTGCTGGAGTAGAAACTGCATCAAATCCAAGTAGGGAAGTTCCTGCCGATGAAGAGCTTGCTCGTAGGTTAAGTCTTGGAATTGATGGGCAAAATGCTCCTGGCCTTGCTCTTCCTATAGGCGCAATTCCTGGCCAGATGCAGAACCCTTTTCAGGGCGGACTTTGGAG AAATGCAGGATGGGAACCAAATCTGGGGAACACTTGGTCCGCACAGGGAGTCGATGGGCCCAGCCCATCCACGGGAAACAGACCTGTTGGCCTCAATAGGGTtcagatgatgatgaggaatCTTGCAGCTATGGGTTCCCAGACGGCTGTTGAAGATAATTCTTGGGGCCCTTGGCCTTTCAATCCATCTGAGGCTGCTGCTTCAGGATCGACTGTTCCTCCTCCTGCTGCTGCCAGGGCCAGATTTCCTAGCGGTTTACATTTGAGGACTGCTTCACGGGATGATGATATTGCACACTTAATTGCAATGGCTGAAGCAGTTCGGGAGGTTTTGCCTCATGTTCCTGATGAGTTGATTCTTCAG GATTTGCAGCAGACAAATTCTGCTACCGTTACTGTAAATAATCTCCTCCAAAACTGA